One Podarcis muralis chromosome 1, rPodMur119.hap1.1, whole genome shotgun sequence genomic window carries:
- the LOC114603635 gene encoding fibrinogen-like protein 1-like protein gives MLLYSSLCFCVLISISSSLTKDELLSKIANKHMLTSKDTASLINAGKNVYEEYIARDCRAAHLRGRKQSGLYVIRPKYSPLLAVYCDMEYDGGGWTVLHRNNVNSKTTWSNPWQSYKHGFGDLQGNHWLGNEYMHLLTNQNAFSVRFVITDSQGQTKYAEYQSFKVDDEDSGYALRLGNYTGDAGDSLTTIGEWGTHDNMRFSTKDKDNDRRASTNCALDNGGGWWYDNCYSALLTGDIRWRGLCSEAMPCTSAYIMIRPNGKNCNIPPRY, from the exons ATGCTACTTTACTCTTCTCTTTGTTTCTGCGTTCTCATTTCCATTTCATCATCTTTAACCAAGGATGAGCTCTTATCAAAAATTGCCAATAAACATATGCTGACAAGCAAGGACACTGCTTCCCTGATTAATGCTGGAAAAAACGTTTATGAAG AATACATTGCAAGGGACTGCAGAGCAGCTCATCTCCGTGGCAGGAAGCAAAGCGGCCTGTATGTCATCCGTCCCAAATACTCTCCCTTGCTGGCGGTCTACTGTGACATGGAGTATGATGGGGGCGGCTGGACAGTCCTGCACAGAAACAATGTCAACTCAAAGACAACCTGGTCAAACCCATGGCAGTCTTATAAGCATGGCTTTGGGGACCTGCAGGGAAACCACTGGCTCGGCAATGAATACATGCACCTCTTAACCAACCAGAACGCCTTCTCTGTACGATTTGTCATAACTGATAGTCAAGGGCAAACCAAGTATGCTGAATACCAGAGTTTTAAAGTGGATGATGAAGACAGTGGTTATGCTTTGAGGCTAGGGAACTATACAGGGGATGCTGGGGATTCACTGACCACTATAGGTGAATGGGGAACCCATGACAATATGAGGTTTTCTACCAAAGACAAGGATAATGACCGGAGGGCCAGTACAAACTGTGCACTAGATAATGGTGGTGGCTGGTGGTACGATAACTGTTACTCAGCCCTCCTAACAGGCGACATTCGCTGGAGGGGGTTGTGCTCAGAGGCCATGCCCTGTACATCAGCATACATCATGATTCGACCCAATGGGAAAAATTGCAACATACCTCCAAGATATTAA